One window of the Oncorhynchus mykiss isolate Arlee chromosome 5, USDA_OmykA_1.1, whole genome shotgun sequence genome contains the following:
- the ndufa7 gene encoding NADH dehydrogenase [ubiquinone] 1 alpha subcomplex subunit 7, giving the protein MATATRIIQRLRNLLSGHDLQAKLQLRYGEIAKRTQPPPKLPVGPSHKFAFNYYNGRDGRRESAPATVVMSSQKALAAGQALEVPAKRPVTPGNVPRELTLSTDQPYL; this is encoded by the exons ATGGCGACTGCTACAAGAATTATCCAAAGGCTCAGAAATCTTTTATCCGGG CATGATCTGCAAGCAAAGCTCCAGTTGCGCTATGGTGAGATTGCGAAGAG GACCCAACCACCCCCCAAACTTCCAGTTGGTCCCAGTCACAAGTTTGCCTTCAATTACTATAATGGCAGAGATGGGCGTAGAGAGTCTGCACCAGCCACTGTTGTGATGTCCAGTCAAAAGGCCCTCGCTGCTGG CCAAGCTCTAGAGGTGCCAGCAAAGCGTCCTGTCACACCTGGTAATGTTCCCAGGGAGCTCACACTGTCTACAGACCAGCCATACCTCTGA